In one window of Legionella fallonii LLAP-10 DNA:
- a CDS encoding recombinase family protein, with translation MPVFQRMTNTHWTCKFEAMKKYAKARDWPIESEITEIGSGAKDRPKRTKLINQAKRRQIDVIIVWKLARFHKAYDDNQAAIHIIFNSWNAIFFNNPSSFTICCRKTN, from the coding sequence ATGCCGGTTTTTCAACGCATGACCAACACACATTGGACATGCAAATTTGAGGCTATGAAAAAATATGCCAAAGCTCGGGATTGGCCTATTGAAAGTGAAATTACTGAAATTGGGTCAGGAGCTAAAGACCGTCCGAAACGGACAAAATTAATCAATCAAGCAAAGCGACGACAAATTGATGTTATTATTGTTTGGAAGTTGGCTCGATTTCATAAGGCTTATGATGATAACCAGGCTGCAATTCATATTATTTTCAATAGCTGGAATGCTATTTTTTTCAACAACCCAAGCAGCTTCACTATCTGCTGTAGAAAAACAAATTAG
- the trhA gene encoding PAQR family membrane homeostasis protein TrhA, giving the protein MKPLARGYIHLAAFFIALCACTILIIYSKEACAIFASVIYSISLIGQYGVSALYHTRMWSRQKYLLLRRIDHAAIFVLIAGTATPICLLKLKNASGLQLLSILWLIAIIGMFMTTIWTHVPKWTRALLYVAMGWIGVLYFPEIKSSLNTTNIQLLVIGGVAYTLGAMIYAFKWPDPFPSIFGYHEVFHVLVVLGSGFHFCLNYNIAT; this is encoded by the coding sequence ATGAAACCTCTTGCACGTGGATATATACATCTAGCTGCATTTTTTATTGCTCTTTGTGCATGCACTATACTAATCATCTACAGCAAAGAGGCTTGTGCCATTTTTGCCAGTGTAATATATAGTATAAGCCTTATTGGACAATATGGTGTCAGCGCGCTTTATCATACCCGCATGTGGAGTCGGCAAAAATATTTATTACTGAGACGCATTGATCATGCGGCTATTTTTGTTTTAATCGCAGGAACAGCAACTCCCATTTGTCTACTTAAGTTAAAGAACGCGTCTGGATTGCAGCTTTTATCCATCCTTTGGCTAATAGCAATAATTGGAATGTTCATGACGACCATATGGACTCACGTACCAAAATGGACTAGAGCGCTTCTTTATGTTGCCATGGGTTGGATTGGAGTTCTCTATTTTCCCGAAATTAAATCTTCGCTAAACACAACAAATATACAGTTATTAGTAATAGGAGGAGTTGCCTATACACTAGGTGCTATGATCTATGCTTTTAAGTGGCCGGATCCCTTTCCTAGCATCTTTGGATATCATGAAGTCTTTCATGTTTTAGTTGTCTTGGGGAGTGGATTTCATTTTTGTCTTAACTATAATATAGCAACCTAA
- a CDS encoding type II toxin-antitoxin system PemK/MazF family toxin, which yields MAKSYIPERNDIIWLDFEPTKGKEIGKYRPALVLSSKEYNRATGLIICCPISTSIRGGTTEVPIDNLDEPSVVAASLIQTLSWNDRKAKFIVEAEPLVMEEVLYRIIPLIGADRLFQEPE from the coding sequence ATGGCTAAATCATACATACCTGAAAGAAATGATATTATTTGGCTAGACTTTGAACCAACAAAGGGGAAAGAAATTGGTAAATATCGCCCTGCTTTGGTCTTGTCTTCTAAAGAATACAATCGTGCAACTGGATTGATTATTTGCTGCCCTATAAGCACTAGTATTCGCGGAGGTACTACCGAAGTTCCAATCGATAATCTTGACGAACCTTCTGTTGTTGCTGCCAGTTTGATTCAAACGCTATCCTGGAACGATCGCAAAGCAAAATTTATTGTTGAAGCCGAACCTTTAGTAATGGAAGAGGTGTTATATAGAATTATTCCCTTGATCGGTGCTGATAGGCTTTTTCAAGAACCTGAGTAA
- a CDS encoding AbrB/MazE/SpoVT family DNA-binding domain-containing protein encodes MTLHAKIQKWGNGLALRISGAMREIPHLKEGTEVDIEVTEAGFTVTKSKKRNHFPFKESDLLKGLSAQTAHADLLATLAPNEIEQ; translated from the coding sequence ATGACATTACATGCAAAAATTCAAAAATGGGGTAACGGCTTGGCCTTGCGCATAAGCGGTGCTATGCGTGAAATACCACATCTTAAAGAAGGAACTGAAGTGGATATTGAAGTCACTGAAGCAGGTTTTACTGTTACTAAATCCAAAAAGAGGAACCATTTTCCATTCAAAGAATCAGATCTTCTAAAAGGTTTATCAGCTCAGACTGCCCATGCAGATTTACTTGCCACGCTTGCGCCAAATGAGATTGAGCAATAA
- a CDS encoding PilZ domain-containing protein, with product MPVHERRQHFRIDDHLYFDYRIVNPGEFCSDIALTNQLLGESGQRYMEAAQYFQNIDYELAELTQALGLKEPALAHYLNLLNAKIDYLCRQMLMTRKVQLRKVNISLGGMAFRTSELIKEKTTLKIVIYTKPKMIPIIVDATVVYSQYQAETHYRTSVAFGGLTSEQEQLLSQHILQAQVKSRAD from the coding sequence ATGCCAGTACATGAAAGACGTCAACATTTTCGGATTGATGATCATTTATACTTCGATTATCGAATTGTAAACCCAGGAGAGTTCTGTTCCGACATCGCACTAACTAATCAGTTGTTAGGCGAAAGTGGGCAACGATATATGGAAGCAGCGCAATACTTCCAAAACATAGATTACGAACTGGCGGAATTAACACAAGCATTAGGACTCAAAGAGCCTGCATTAGCTCATTATCTTAATCTGTTAAATGCCAAGATTGATTATTTATGTCGTCAAATGCTGATGACACGTAAAGTACAGCTGCGTAAAGTCAATATCAGCTTAGGTGGTATGGCCTTTAGAACAAGTGAACTTATAAAAGAAAAAACCACCTTAAAAATTGTTATTTATACTAAACCCAAGATGATCCCTATCATCGTCGATGCGACAGTAGTCTATAGCCAATATCAAGCAGAAACCCATTATCGCACTTCCGTTGCATTTGGTGGATTGACGAGTGAACAAGAGCAATTACTTTCTCAACATATTTTACAGGCGCAAGTAAAGAGTCGTGCAGATTAA
- a CDS encoding DUF4143 domain-containing protein, with the protein MKNADQLINSPRFGELLENLIYMELLKQNSWSEEKVELLYFRDKYQNEVDIVLERDNHQIIGVEIKASTTINMHDFKGLIKLAEFNPSKFQYGVIFYSGKEILPFSQNEIKLFALPISLFIKPNKKKEDAPKEKS; encoded by the coding sequence ATGAAAAATGCAGACCAGTTAATAAATAGCCCGCGCTTTGGAGAACTTTTAGAAAATTTAATCTATATGGAATTACTTAAGCAAAACAGTTGGTCAGAAGAGAAGGTAGAGTTATTATATTTTCGAGACAAATATCAAAATGAAGTAGATATTGTATTAGAGCGGGATAATCATCAGATCATAGGGGTTGAAATCAAAGCATCAACAACTATAAATATGCACGACTTTAAAGGATTAATAAAGTTAGCAGAATTTAATCCTTCAAAATTTCAATATGGTGTCATTTTTTATTCTGGAAAAGAGATATTACCTTTCTCGCAAAATGAAATTAAATTATTCGCCTTACCGATAAGTTTGTTTATCAAGCCGAATAAAAAGAAAGAGGATGCACCCAAGGAGAAAAGTTAG
- a CDS encoding oxidative damage protection protein gives MSRIIFCCKLKEEAEGMKKPPFPGSLGDKIFNEVSQKAWNMWLTHQTMLINEYRLNLLEANSREFLKEEMQKYFFGEGSEKPSGYRTQE, from the coding sequence ATGAGCAGAATTATATTTTGTTGTAAATTAAAAGAAGAAGCAGAAGGCATGAAAAAACCTCCTTTTCCGGGATCTCTAGGTGATAAAATATTTAATGAAGTTTCTCAAAAAGCCTGGAATATGTGGTTAACTCATCAAACCATGCTCATTAATGAATACAGGCTTAATCTACTGGAAGCCAACTCGCGCGAATTTTTAAAAGAGGAAATGCAGAAATACTTTTTTGGCGAAGGTTCTGAGAAACCATCTGGCTATAGGACGCAAGAATAA
- a CDS encoding recombinase family protein, giving the protein MESIEITLDDADTLIVTELSRLGRSTGEVIGLVNELIKKQVRVIVIKQNLDRR; this is encoded by the coding sequence GTGGAGTCAATAGAAATAACATTAGACGATGCCGACACACTAATTGTCACCGAACTAAGTCGATTGGGTCGAAGCACAGGGGAGGTCATAGGCTTAGTTAATGAGTTAATCAAAAAACAAGTGCGTGTGATTGTCATTAAGCAGAACTTAGACAGGAGGTAA
- a CDS encoding pseudouridine-5'-phosphate glycosidase yields the protein MFHELLLINPEVEEAIHNRKPVVVLESTIISHGMPYPDNLSTAIQVEAIVREQGAVPATIALYQGQIHIGLSQKTMEHLAEDKEIMKASRRDIAYVLSRRMTASTTVAATMFCAHLANLPLFVTGGIGGVHPEVGSSFDISADLMELANTPVTVICSGAKSILDLPKTLEVLETQGVPVIGYATNEFPAFYSRSSGIPVIHRLDSVKEVAKLMTYQRMLQMNNGIVIANPIPVEAEISDDEIMPFIQQAHKEAKNINGQALTPFLLRRIAELTAGRSLEANIELIKNNALLGAQIAIAYQKQLFSKKI from the coding sequence ATGTTTCACGAACTACTGCTCATTAATCCTGAAGTAGAAGAAGCAATCCATAACCGAAAACCTGTAGTTGTACTAGAATCTACAATTATTTCACATGGAATGCCTTACCCTGATAATTTATCTACAGCTATTCAGGTAGAAGCTATTGTTCGTGAACAAGGAGCCGTACCCGCTACTATTGCTCTTTACCAAGGCCAAATTCATATTGGCCTTAGTCAAAAAACTATGGAGCATCTTGCTGAAGACAAAGAAATAATGAAAGCATCGCGCCGCGATATTGCCTATGTTTTAAGTCGTCGAATGACTGCAAGCACTACTGTCGCCGCAACCATGTTCTGCGCACATCTGGCTAATTTACCCTTATTTGTAACTGGCGGCATCGGTGGAGTTCATCCCGAGGTGGGATCAAGCTTTGATATTTCTGCGGATCTTATGGAACTTGCCAATACACCAGTGACCGTAATTTGCTCTGGAGCTAAATCCATCTTGGATTTACCCAAAACATTGGAGGTTCTAGAAACACAAGGAGTACCTGTTATAGGCTATGCTACCAATGAATTTCCTGCATTCTATAGCCGTTCTAGCGGTATTCCTGTAATTCATCGCTTAGATAGTGTCAAAGAGGTAGCAAAGTTGATGACATACCAACGTATGTTACAAATGAATAATGGAATAGTCATAGCAAACCCGATTCCCGTGGAAGCAGAAATTTCAGACGATGAAATCATGCCCTTTATTCAGCAAGCCCATAAAGAAGCAAAAAATATTAATGGTCAAGCACTCACTCCATTTTTATTAAGAAGAATAGCGGAGTTAACTGCCGGAAGAAGCCTAGAAGCTAATATCGAATTGATTAAAAATAATGCTTTATTGGGCGCACAAATCGCAATTGCCTACCAAAAACAGCTATTTTCAAAAAAAATATAA
- a CDS encoding M20/M25/M40 family metallo-hydrolase, translating into MLFFSTTQAASLSAVEKQISKYITQQKDEQLSLLEKLVNINSGTANIDGVHLVGEILRSQFEQLGFKTRWVEEPANMHRAGSLIIERKGTTGKRLLLIGHLDTVFPKDSLFQKFERHGNIATGPGVIDDKGGDLVILYALKALQAAHALDNATITVVLTGDEEDSGKPTSISRKPLFEAARKSDIALDFEWAITSDTATIARRGITNWMLETQGNEAHSSEIFQKSAGYGAIFELTRILNTMLTQLSEEKYLSFSPGLIFGGTTISYDKSKSQGSAFGKGNVIARTAMTKGDLRFLTVHQKLDAEKRIIAIVKKHLPGTTASINFQDGIPAMPPSSSNLELLKKYSRVSNDLEYGAIKPLDPGVRGAGDISHIASIVSADLAGLGALGTGAHSTKETLNIDSLPIQTQRAAILIYRLIHVKETSVN; encoded by the coding sequence ATGCTATTTTTTTCAACAACCCAAGCAGCTTCACTATCTGCTGTAGAAAAACAAATTAGTAAATATATAACTCAACAAAAAGATGAACAGCTTTCTTTATTAGAAAAATTAGTCAATATTAATAGTGGTACTGCTAATATTGACGGGGTTCACCTGGTTGGAGAAATTTTACGATCGCAATTTGAACAACTAGGATTTAAAACGCGATGGGTAGAAGAACCTGCTAATATGCATCGAGCAGGATCCTTGATTATAGAGCGCAAAGGTACAACTGGGAAGAGACTACTGCTCATAGGTCACTTAGATACAGTTTTCCCAAAGGATAGTCTGTTTCAAAAATTTGAGCGACATGGAAATATTGCCACAGGGCCTGGTGTAATTGATGATAAAGGAGGAGATCTTGTTATTCTCTATGCATTAAAAGCGTTGCAAGCTGCTCATGCTCTCGATAATGCTACCATTACTGTTGTGTTAACTGGCGATGAAGAAGACTCTGGAAAACCAACATCCATTTCAAGAAAACCATTATTTGAGGCTGCGCGGAAGAGTGATATTGCTTTAGATTTTGAGTGGGCTATTACTTCTGACACAGCAACCATTGCTCGTAGAGGTATTACTAATTGGATGCTTGAAACGCAAGGAAATGAGGCTCATTCTTCCGAAATTTTTCAGAAATCAGCTGGCTACGGAGCTATTTTTGAGTTAACACGCATCCTTAACACCATGCTCACACAACTTTCAGAAGAAAAATATTTATCTTTTAGTCCGGGACTTATTTTTGGGGGAACGACTATTAGTTATGACAAAAGTAAGTCGCAAGGTTCGGCTTTCGGGAAAGGTAATGTCATTGCCAGAACCGCGATGACAAAAGGAGACTTACGGTTTTTAACTGTTCATCAAAAATTAGATGCAGAGAAGCGAATTATAGCAATCGTGAAAAAACATTTACCTGGCACTACTGCCTCAATTAATTTTCAAGATGGAATTCCTGCCATGCCGCCCAGTTCTAGTAATTTAGAGCTATTGAAAAAGTATAGTCGTGTAAGTAACGATTTAGAATATGGGGCAATTAAGCCTCTTGATCCAGGAGTTCGCGGTGCTGGTGATATTTCTCATATAGCATCTATAGTATCTGCCGATTTGGCAGGATTGGGTGCGTTAGGGACAGGGGCTCATTCAACAAAAGAAACACTGAATATTGATTCGTTACCCATTCAGACGCAGCGCGCGGCAATACTAATTTATCGACTGATACACGTTAAAGAGACATCGGTAAATTGA
- a CDS encoding coiled-coil domain-containing protein produces MTRIHLLQLIDICSQIKSYIENINVESESNLELKNISQSLDNQIKNLYSLQVMATRKILNGENIIEPRCKERLNEATNKTSQILQEISDLIQRIKTVATTRSVRTSAPDGFLSQPKELSVETLFSDFIKNINETYKMIDLEDPNLAENCQIDYLVYTQELFQKSPEQFATFKNDPLSTEQKTKIIDYFYKFRYAMLKNKEPLINFNGRKSVGVIALHVLYGQFGFDHFNNFSEAQKNELIRECDNLPSSPINLGEKISFEEFFAAFYNPEIKANEFGIDINDHTQIYATKLLISAVLTSGIEVKNDNYMDSTFNRSTNPYKVSTQRYRDFLCEVNEKGDYLIKVRHKLLLDNDPIQKHDLNKMSSSPLDLLLAHTYFQTGVWGTMTSHDPITKQKITKELWQNREEHRQLINKELTRLYNDPKTNLVIAALGIALHEAKANILFSGSNLHCGSLGRERGKGAGTAGFYDSLNKVIISNSIINSYNNNIDSTHIGTLIHEGLHFLFDHILKRESSPVIAGSEEERELDRAIIEDQKYRKTLDENTLTSSERSVWTTVVHHLEKEPSYKLDSTNIDNCIYKTGHTMRVEIIVRPMEQIAFGISENAIKKVMPTVYRFYKEKCVPLLEQYVNSNQLKEKGREQHIEREQQLREQQLREQQLREQQLREQQLREQQLREQQLREQQLREQQLREQQLREQQLREQQLREQQLREQQLREQQLREQQLREQQLHEQQLREQQLREQQLSEQQLREQQLREQQLREQQLREQQLREQQLSEQLHKQHRKIFISSTELKINNILDELSRKIGDIDQHHFKEALVTSERLLNALQEAKINYLIELNNLDMNITNVNKGFENTCKALIDKARPMLERDLDWGTYLTNLLKVIANAIIWVASFGQANSFFKQERSESIKIVEAVEQELKL; encoded by the coding sequence ATGACTCGTATCCACCTATTACAATTAATCGACATCTGTAGTCAAATTAAAAGTTATATTGAGAATATAAACGTAGAGTCTGAATCAAATCTAGAACTTAAAAACATCTCTCAAAGCTTAGATAACCAAATAAAAAACCTTTATAGCTTGCAAGTAATGGCTACTCGAAAAATTCTCAATGGAGAAAATATTATCGAACCTCGCTGCAAGGAGAGACTTAATGAAGCAACAAATAAAACGTCTCAAATACTTCAGGAAATATCGGATCTTATTCAACGGATTAAAACTGTTGCTACGACGAGAAGTGTTAGAACAAGTGCTCCTGATGGTTTTCTCAGCCAACCTAAGGAATTAAGCGTTGAAACTTTATTTAGTGACTTTATAAAGAATATTAATGAAACATATAAGATGATTGATTTAGAAGACCCCAACTTAGCTGAGAATTGTCAAATAGATTATTTAGTATATACACAAGAGCTATTTCAAAAATCTCCAGAGCAATTTGCAACATTCAAAAATGATCCACTTTCTACGGAGCAAAAAACTAAAATAATCGACTATTTTTACAAATTTAGGTACGCCATGTTAAAAAACAAGGAGCCGCTAATTAATTTTAACGGGAGAAAATCCGTCGGAGTGATTGCACTGCACGTGCTATATGGACAATTCGGCTTTGATCACTTTAATAATTTTTCGGAAGCACAAAAAAATGAATTAATCCGAGAGTGTGATAATTTACCGTCCTCTCCAATTAACTTAGGTGAAAAAATATCTTTTGAAGAGTTCTTTGCTGCTTTTTATAATCCTGAAATAAAAGCTAATGAGTTTGGAATTGACATTAATGATCACACACAAATTTATGCCACAAAATTATTAATTAGTGCTGTCTTGACTTCAGGTATCGAAGTAAAAAATGATAACTATATGGATAGTACATTTAATCGTTCTACTAACCCTTACAAAGTATCAACACAAAGATACCGTGATTTTCTTTGTGAGGTAAATGAAAAAGGCGATTACCTCATCAAAGTCAGACATAAATTACTTCTAGATAATGACCCCATTCAAAAACATGATCTTAATAAGATGTCATCATCCCCTCTCGATCTCCTCTTGGCCCATACTTATTTTCAAACGGGAGTATGGGGGACAATGACATCCCATGATCCAATAACAAAGCAAAAGATCACAAAAGAGTTGTGGCAAAATAGAGAAGAACATAGACAATTAATCAATAAAGAACTAACTCGCTTATATAACGATCCCAAAACTAATCTTGTAATAGCGGCATTAGGTATCGCTCTACATGAAGCAAAGGCAAATATACTATTTTCAGGGAGCAATCTCCATTGTGGTTCATTAGGCAGAGAACGTGGGAAAGGAGCTGGAACTGCTGGATTCTATGACAGCTTAAATAAAGTTATTATTTCTAATTCAATTATTAATTCCTACAACAATAATATAGATTCAACTCATATAGGAACACTTATTCATGAAGGATTACACTTCCTATTTGACCATATTCTCAAAAGAGAATCATCGCCTGTAATAGCAGGAAGTGAGGAAGAAAGAGAATTAGATAGAGCAATAATAGAGGATCAAAAATATCGAAAAACTTTAGATGAGAATACATTAACAAGTAGTGAACGTTCTGTATGGACTACTGTAGTACACCACTTAGAAAAAGAACCTTCTTATAAGCTTGATTCCACTAATATTGATAATTGCATTTATAAGACGGGTCACACCATGCGTGTAGAAATCATTGTTCGCCCGATGGAGCAAATTGCATTTGGTATATCAGAAAATGCTATCAAAAAAGTTATGCCTACTGTTTACAGATTTTATAAAGAAAAATGCGTTCCCCTTTTGGAGCAATATGTAAACTCAAATCAGTTGAAAGAAAAAGGTAGAGAGCAACACATCGAGCGTGAACAACAACTGCGTGAACAACAACTGCGTGAACAACAACTGCGTGAACAACAACTACGTGAACAACAACTGCGTGAACAACAACTGCGTGAACAACAACTGCGTGAACAACAACTGCGTGAACAACAACTGCGTGAACAACAACTGCGTGAACAACAGCTGCGTGAACAACAACTGCGCGAACAACAACTGCGCGAACAACAGCTACGTGAACAACAACTGCGCGAACAACAACTGCGCGAACAACAACTGCACGAACAACAACTGCGCGAACAACAACTGCGCGAACAACAACTGAGTGAACAACAACTACGTGAACAACAACTACGTGAACAACAACTACGTGAACAACAACTACGTGAACAACAACTACGTGAACAACAACTGAGTGAACAATTGCACAAACAGCATCGTAAAATATTTATAAGTTCAACGGAACTGAAGATCAACAACATACTGGACGAACTATCACGAAAAATTGGCGATATTGATCAGCATCATTTTAAAGAAGCTCTCGTTACCTCCGAGCGATTATTAAATGCATTGCAAGAAGCCAAGATCAACTACTTAATTGAGCTTAATAATTTGGACATGAATATTACAAATGTAAATAAAGGGTTTGAAAATACATGTAAAGCCTTGATCGATAAAGCAAGACCGATGTTGGAAAGGGATTTGGACTGGGGGACTTATCTAACCAATCTATTAAAAGTAATTGCTAATGCAATTATTTGGGTAGCCTCCTTTGGACAGGCTAACAGCTTCTTCAAGCAAGAGCGGTCTGAATCAATTAAAATAGTTGAAGCAGTAGAACAAGAGTTAAAACTTTAG
- a CDS encoding YheU family protein — protein MIKIDHTLLSEEALENLIIDIITRQGTDYGEYEIDIQMKKKQLLRNLRCGDAVIVYFSKEDTCDIIRREDFLNLSQFGC, from the coding sequence ATGATTAAAATTGATCACACGTTACTAAGCGAAGAAGCCTTAGAAAATTTAATTATTGATATCATTACCCGCCAAGGTACCGATTATGGGGAGTATGAAATCGATATTCAGATGAAGAAAAAGCAGCTGTTGCGTAACTTACGGTGTGGAGATGCGGTCATAGTATACTTCTCCAAAGAAGATACTTGCGACATTATTAGACGAGAAGATTTTCTCAACCTTAGCCAATTTGGCTGTTAA